Proteins encoded together in one Nitratidesulfovibrio sp. window:
- a CDS encoding U32 family peptidase, producing the protein MDNRAPEREHHRTRLTDAELAELLPPSITAGAAASGSATPTRADNLRTPEILAPAGDMQAALAAFAAGADAVYLGLKHFSARMQAENFSTGELAALTDLAHSEGRRIYVAMNSMLKPGDPGAAGRLVARLARDVRPDALIVQDLGMLDIARQAGFTGELHLSTLANVTHPAALTVARDLGASRVILPRELNIDEIRACGAACPDDLDLEFFVHGALCYCVSGRCYWSSYMGGKSGLRGRCVQPCRRVYRQKGREGRFFSCLDLSLDVLAKTLLSVPHMASWKIEGRKKGPHYVYYAVSAYRLLRDNPDDPKARKQAEDILEMGLGRPGTHSRFLPQRGDDPTAPGEQTSSGLLAGKVGQTPEGDIFFKPRFQLLPQDLLRIGYEDESWHTTLPVARHIPKAGTFNLRLPRHKTPKLGTPVFLIDRREPELTREVRAWQAKLDRHRRGGGEGGAVDFTPTYPAPGKSARPLDVILRGSLPHGREGKAGVRPGTVMGLWLSPKALREVSRTLYPRISWWLPPVIWPDEEAQWLRMTREAVRDGARHFVLNAPWQVGLFGDAHARRDLVLTAGPFCNTSNPAALAVLRKLGFAAAIVSPELPGEDILALPRQSCLPLGVVLSGYWPMGVTRHHLEGLKPGEPFNSPKNEVFWARRYGQNTWIYPGWPLDIEDRRGQLESAGYTLFVRIDEHPPLTVPEPRRTSPFNWDIPLL; encoded by the coding sequence GTGGATAACCGCGCCCCGGAACGCGAGCACCACCGCACCCGCCTGACCGATGCCGAACTGGCGGAACTGCTGCCCCCCAGCATCACCGCCGGGGCCGCCGCATCCGGCAGCGCCACACCCACTCGGGCGGACAACCTGCGCACGCCCGAAATCCTTGCCCCGGCGGGCGACATGCAGGCCGCGCTGGCCGCCTTTGCCGCCGGTGCCGACGCGGTGTACCTGGGCCTGAAGCACTTTTCGGCCCGCATGCAGGCGGAAAACTTCTCCACCGGCGAACTGGCCGCGCTGACCGACCTGGCCCATTCCGAGGGCCGCCGCATCTACGTGGCCATGAACTCCATGCTGAAGCCCGGCGATCCGGGCGCCGCCGGTCGTCTGGTGGCCCGCCTTGCCCGCGACGTGCGGCCCGACGCGCTCATCGTGCAGGACCTCGGCATGCTGGACATTGCCCGGCAGGCCGGGTTTACGGGTGAACTGCACCTTTCCACACTGGCCAACGTCACCCACCCCGCCGCGCTCACCGTGGCGCGCGACCTGGGCGCCAGCCGGGTGATCCTGCCGCGCGAACTGAACATCGACGAAATCCGCGCCTGCGGGGCCGCTTGCCCCGATGATCTGGATCTTGAATTCTTCGTGCACGGGGCGCTGTGCTACTGCGTGTCGGGCCGCTGCTACTGGTCCAGCTACATGGGCGGCAAGAGCGGCCTGCGGGGCCGTTGCGTGCAGCCGTGTCGCCGGGTGTACCGCCAGAAGGGCCGCGAAGGGCGCTTCTTCTCCTGTCTCGATCTTTCGCTGGACGTGCTGGCGAAAACGCTGCTGTCGGTGCCGCACATGGCCTCGTGGAAGATCGAGGGCCGCAAGAAGGGGCCGCACTACGTGTACTACGCGGTGTCGGCCTACCGCCTGCTGCGTGACAACCCGGACGACCCCAAGGCCCGCAAGCAGGCCGAGGACATCCTGGAAATGGGCCTGGGCCGCCCCGGCACCCATTCACGCTTTCTGCCCCAGCGCGGCGACGACCCCACCGCCCCCGGCGAGCAGACCAGTTCCGGCCTGCTGGCGGGCAAGGTCGGCCAGACCCCGGAAGGGGACATCTTCTTCAAGCCGCGCTTCCAACTGCTGCCGCAGGACCTCTTGCGCATCGGGTACGAGGACGAATCGTGGCACACCACCCTTCCGGTGGCCCGCCACATCCCCAAGGCAGGCACCTTCAATCTGCGCCTGCCGCGCCACAAGACGCCCAAACTGGGCACACCGGTGTTCCTCATCGACCGCCGCGAGCCCGAACTGACGCGCGAGGTGCGCGCCTGGCAGGCCAAGCTGGACCGCCACCGCAGGGGCGGCGGCGAAGGCGGCGCGGTGGACTTCACCCCCACCTATCCCGCCCCCGGCAAGTCCGCCCGCCCGCTGGACGTGATCCTGCGCGGATCGCTGCCGCATGGCCGCGAAGGCAAGGCCGGGGTGCGCCCCGGCACGGTGATGGGGCTGTGGCTGTCGCCGAAAGCCCTGCGCGAAGTATCGCGCACGCTGTACCCGCGCATCTCGTGGTGGTTGCCGCCGGTGATCTGGCCGGACGAGGAAGCCCAGTGGCTGCGCATGACCCGCGAGGCCGTCCGCGACGGCGCGCGCCACTTCGTGCTCAACGCGCCGTGGCAGGTCGGCCTGTTCGGGGATGCGCACGCCCGGCGCGACCTGGTGCTGACCGCCGGTCCCTTCTGCAACACGTCCAACCCGGCGGCGCTGGCCGTACTGCGCAAGCTGGGCTTTGCCGCCGCCATCGTCAGCCCCGAACTGCCCGGTGAAGACATCCTGGCCTTGCCGCGCCAGAGCTGCCTGCCGCTGGGCGTGGTGCTGTCCGGCTACTGGCCCATGGGCGTCACCCGCCACCACCTGGAGGGGCTGAAGCCGGGCGAGCCGTTCAACAGCCCCAAGAACGAGGTGTTCTGGGCCCGCCGCTACGGCCAGAATACCTGGATCTACCCCGGCTGGCCGCTGGACATCGAGGACCGTCGCGGGCAGCTGGAGTCCGCCGGGTACACCCTGTTCGTGCGCATCGACGAGCACCCGCCCCTGACCGTGCCCGAACCGCGCCGGACCAGTCCTTTCAACTGGGACATTCCGCTGCTGTAA
- a CDS encoding periplasmic heavy metal sensor has product MKTKHLVLGTVALAGLLAITGITDSAFARMGGMGMGGGCATGAVYNALTPEKQAKFDAVYKEADARIQPLKDKAWAKHTELNALSTNPNTKPETISKLAGELADLRTQIRKEYTALDERLEKEVGVNPGYGRMGHMGMGGGMMGGRGMGHGGGMMGGQGMGHGPMHDGQMPQANQ; this is encoded by the coding sequence ATGAAGACCAAGCATCTCGTCCTCGGCACCGTCGCCCTCGCGGGCCTGCTCGCCATCACCGGCATCACCGACAGCGCCTTCGCCCGCATGGGCGGCATGGGCATGGGCGGCGGCTGCGCCACGGGCGCGGTGTACAACGCCCTGACCCCGGAAAAGCAGGCCAAGTTCGACGCCGTCTACAAGGAAGCGGACGCCCGCATCCAGCCGCTGAAGGACAAGGCCTGGGCCAAGCACACCGAACTGAACGCCCTGTCCACCAACCCCAACACCAAGCCGGAAACCATTTCCAAGCTGGCGGGCGAACTGGCCGACCTGCGTACCCAGATTCGCAAGGAATACACCGCCCTTGACGAACGCCTGGAAAAGGAAGTGGGCGTCAACCCCGGTTACGGCCGCATGGGCCACATGGGCATGGGCGGCGGCATGATGGGCGGCCGTGGCATGGGCCATGGCGGCGGCATGATGGGCGGCCAGGGCATGGGCCACGGCCCCATGCATGACGGCCAGATGCCCCAGGCCAACCAGTAG
- a CDS encoding dihydroorotate dehydrogenase electron transfer subunit, producing MNTPACTDLTVLDLVPFGQTGGEARFFALRLERPQWADWKPGQFVMLRPAGWALDMLWARPFSICRISARDLVIFFQVVGRGTARLAQLRTGDVVHVWGPLGNAFAMEPDTPTLMLAGGIGIAPFIGYAHTHPKPWNLWMDFGHRMPLGCYPFESINEKIMADSHHEEGPEDLSRFIETMGRRMREFRDQNGLVLACGPTPFLRTVRSFALEYGVRTQLSLETRMACGVGACLGCVCRTTEQWPDPAKAGGNVQTCTQGPVFWAEQITFDDETAAPPTAADAPVQACER from the coding sequence ATGAACACACCTGCCTGCACCGACCTGACGGTGCTCGACCTTGTTCCCTTCGGACAGACCGGCGGCGAGGCCCGCTTTTTTGCCCTGCGCCTGGAACGCCCCCAGTGGGCCGACTGGAAGCCCGGCCAGTTCGTCATGCTGCGCCCCGCCGGATGGGCGCTGGACATGCTGTGGGCACGTCCCTTTTCCATCTGCCGCATCAGCGCGCGCGACCTGGTCATCTTCTTCCAGGTGGTGGGGCGCGGCACCGCGCGCCTTGCCCAACTGCGCACCGGCGACGTGGTGCACGTGTGGGGCCCGCTGGGCAACGCCTTTGCCATGGAGCCGGACACCCCCACCCTGATGCTGGCCGGGGGCATCGGCATTGCGCCGTTCATCGGCTATGCCCACACCCACCCCAAGCCGTGGAACCTGTGGATGGACTTCGGCCACCGCATGCCGCTGGGGTGCTACCCCTTCGAGAGCATCAACGAAAAGATCATGGCCGACAGCCACCACGAGGAAGGCCCCGAAGACCTTTCGCGGTTCATCGAGACCATGGGCCGCCGGATGCGCGAATTCCGCGACCAGAACGGGCTGGTGCTGGCCTGCGGGCCCACCCCCTTCCTGCGCACGGTGCGCTCGTTCGCGCTGGAATACGGCGTGCGCACCCAGCTTTCGCTGGAAACGCGCATGGCCTGCGGCGTGGGCGCGTGCCTGGGCTGCGTGTGCCGCACCACCGAGCAGTGGCCCGACCCGGCCAAGGCGGGCGGCAACGTGCAGACCTGCACCCAGGGCCCGGTGTTCTGGGCAGAGCAGATCACCTTCGACGACGAAACCGCCGCCCCGCCCACGGCTGCCGATGCGCCCGTGCAGGCCTGCGAACGCTAA
- the pruA gene encoding L-glutamate gamma-semialdehyde dehydrogenase has product MEQHLDARIVERGKEFFKSISGEAPSIFNKGFWTGKVMDWAMQNEGFKVQLFRFVDVLPYLNTSEALTRHIREYFSADGADVPPVLKWGAGAAGFGGAFTGMLMGKFIRSNIEGMARTFIIGENTREAIKGLAKLRKEGFAFTVDLLGEATVSEEEADAYRDGYLEVLDAIAKEYARWAPLADSTGATAGPGASLSEGDWGHTPKVNVSIKPSALYSQAKPGDVEGSVQGILSRLVPIYRKTVEMGGFLCIDMEQLKYREMTLELFKRLRTMPEFRDYPHLSIVLQAYLRCTEHDLDDLLAWGRAEKLPFGIRLVKGAYWDYETVMAKQNGWEIPVWTRKPESDICYEKLARRILENNDLVYFACASHNVRTISTVMETARALNVPAHRYEFQVLYGMAEPVRKGLKNVAGRVRLYCPYGELIPGMAYLVRRLLENTANESFLRQSFVDGAELERLLENPQATLERELAAAPPPRPAPSTQLDGLPPFVNESMLDLTLPANRAGFVNAIAEVRGKAGGVIPLFIGGKDVTTEDTIASTNPASPAEVIARVCQGGKPEVDAAIEAAEKAFPAWRDTSPADRAMFLHRAADIARRRMFELSAWQVLEVGKQWDQAFHDVGEGIDFLDYYAHEMLRLGTPRRMGRAPGELNHLFYQPKGIAAVIAPWNFPFAIAIGMAAAAIVTGNPVIFKPSSIASRIGYNLTEIFREAGLPEGVFNYVPGRSSVMGDYLVEHPQVSMICFTGSMEVGLRIQEKAAKVQPGQMQCKRVIAEMGGKNAIIIDDDADLDEAVLQVLNSAFGFQGQKCSACSRVIVLDPIYDRFVERLVKAAQAIKIGPSEDPANYMGPVADASLQKNIMEYVKVAEQEGKVLVKRTDIPAEGCYVPLTIVEGIKPHHRIAQEEIFGPVLAVMRAGSFDEALAIANGTRFALTGGVFSRSPENLAKARRDFRVGNLYLNRGSTGAMVERQPFGGFKMSGVGSKTGGPDYLLQFMDPRCVTENTMRRGFAPIEEDDDWIG; this is encoded by the coding sequence ATGGAACAGCATCTTGATGCCCGCATCGTCGAGCGCGGCAAGGAATTCTTCAAGAGCATCAGCGGCGAGGCCCCGTCCATTTTCAACAAGGGCTTCTGGACAGGCAAGGTCATGGACTGGGCCATGCAGAACGAGGGCTTCAAGGTCCAGCTGTTCCGCTTCGTGGACGTCTTGCCCTACCTGAACACCTCCGAGGCGCTCACCCGCCACATCCGCGAATACTTTTCCGCCGACGGAGCGGACGTGCCCCCCGTGCTCAAGTGGGGCGCGGGTGCCGCCGGTTTCGGCGGGGCCTTCACCGGCATGCTTATGGGCAAGTTCATCCGGTCCAACATCGAAGGCATGGCCCGCACCTTCATCATCGGCGAAAACACCAGGGAAGCCATCAAGGGGCTGGCCAAGCTGCGCAAGGAAGGCTTTGCCTTCACTGTGGACCTTCTGGGCGAAGCCACGGTGAGCGAGGAAGAAGCCGACGCCTACCGCGACGGCTACCTGGAAGTGCTGGACGCCATCGCCAAAGAGTACGCCAGATGGGCGCCGCTGGCCGATTCCACCGGGGCCACTGCCGGTCCCGGCGCGTCCCTGAGTGAGGGGGACTGGGGCCACACCCCCAAGGTGAACGTGTCCATCAAGCCTTCCGCCCTCTACTCGCAGGCCAAACCCGGCGACGTGGAAGGGTCCGTGCAGGGCATCCTGTCGCGCCTGGTGCCCATCTACCGCAAGACCGTGGAGATGGGCGGCTTTCTGTGCATCGACATGGAGCAGCTGAAGTACCGCGAAATGACGCTGGAACTGTTCAAGCGGCTGCGCACCATGCCGGAATTCCGCGACTACCCGCACCTGTCCATCGTGTTGCAGGCCTACCTGCGCTGCACCGAACACGATCTGGATGATCTTTTGGCCTGGGGCCGCGCCGAAAAGCTGCCCTTCGGCATCCGCCTGGTGAAGGGTGCCTACTGGGACTACGAAACGGTGATGGCCAAGCAGAACGGCTGGGAAATTCCCGTGTGGACCCGCAAGCCGGAATCGGACATCTGCTACGAAAAGCTGGCCCGCCGCATTCTGGAAAACAACGACCTCGTCTACTTCGCCTGCGCCTCGCACAACGTGCGCACCATTTCCACGGTGATGGAAACGGCCCGCGCGCTGAACGTGCCCGCCCACCGCTACGAATTCCAGGTGCTGTACGGCATGGCCGAGCCGGTGCGAAAGGGGCTGAAGAACGTGGCCGGGCGCGTGCGCCTGTACTGCCCCTACGGCGAACTGATTCCCGGCATGGCCTACCTTGTGCGCCGCCTGCTGGAAAACACCGCCAACGAATCCTTCCTGCGTCAGAGCTTCGTGGACGGCGCGGAGCTGGAACGGCTGCTGGAAAACCCGCAGGCCACGCTGGAGCGTGAACTGGCCGCCGCCCCGCCGCCCCGCCCGGCCCCATCGACCCAGCTCGACGGCCTGCCCCCGTTCGTCAACGAAAGCATGCTGGACCTGACCCTGCCCGCCAACCGCGCCGGTTTCGTGAACGCCATCGCGGAAGTGCGCGGCAAGGCTGGCGGCGTGATTCCGCTGTTCATCGGCGGCAAGGACGTGACCACGGAGGACACCATAGCCTCCACCAACCCGGCGAGCCCGGCGGAGGTCATCGCCAGGGTCTGCCAGGGCGGCAAGCCGGAAGTGGACGCCGCCATCGAAGCCGCCGAAAAGGCCTTCCCGGCCTGGCGCGACACCTCCCCGGCGGACCGGGCCATGTTCCTGCACCGCGCGGCGGACATCGCCCGCCGCCGCATGTTTGAACTGTCCGCCTGGCAGGTGCTGGAAGTGGGCAAGCAGTGGGACCAGGCCTTCCATGACGTGGGCGAAGGCATCGACTTCCTGGACTACTACGCCCACGAAATGCTGCGCCTGGGCACGCCGCGCCGCATGGGCCGCGCCCCCGGCGAACTGAACCACCTGTTCTACCAGCCGAAGGGCATCGCCGCGGTCATCGCGCCGTGGAACTTCCCCTTCGCCATCGCCATCGGCATGGCCGCCGCCGCCATCGTCACCGGCAACCCGGTGATCTTCAAGCCGTCGTCCATTGCCTCTCGCATCGGGTACAACCTTACGGAAATCTTCCGCGAGGCGGGCCTGCCCGAGGGCGTGTTCAACTACGTGCCGGGCCGCAGCTCGGTCATGGGCGACTACCTTGTGGAACACCCGCAGGTAAGCATGATCTGCTTCACCGGCTCCATGGAAGTGGGCCTGCGCATTCAGGAAAAGGCGGCAAAGGTGCAGCCCGGCCAGATGCAGTGCAAGCGGGTCATCGCGGAAATGGGCGGCAAGAACGCCATCATCATCGACGACGACGCCGACCTCGACGAGGCCGTGTTGCAGGTGCTGAACTCCGCGTTCGGCTTCCAGGGGCAGAAGTGCTCGGCCTGCTCGCGGGTCATCGTGCTGGACCCCATCTACGACCGCTTCGTGGAGCGCCTCGTCAAGGCGGCGCAGGCCATCAAGATCGGCCCTTCGGAAGACCCGGCCAACTACATGGGCCCGGTGGCCGACGCATCCCTGCAAAAGAACATCATGGAATACGTGAAGGTGGCCGAGCAGGAAGGCAAGGTGCTGGTGAAGCGCACCGACATCCCGGCCGAGGGCTGCTACGTGCCGCTGACCATCGTGGAAGGCATCAAGCCGCATCATCGGATTGCACAGGAAGAAATCTTCGGCCCGGTGCTGGCCGTGATGCGCGCGGGCAGCTTTGACGAGGCGCTGGCCATCGCCAACGGCACCCGCTTTGCCCTGACCGGCGGCGTGTTCTCGCGCAGCCCCGAAAACCTGGCCAAGGCCCGCCGCGACTTCCGGGTGGGCAACCTGTACCTGAACCGCGGCTCCACCGGGGCCATGGTGGAACGCCAGCCCTTCGGCGGGTTCAAGATGTCCGGCGTCGGCTCCAAGACCGGCGGCCCCGACTACCTGCTGCAGTTCATGGACCCGCGCTGCGTGACCGAAAATACCATGCGCCGGGGCTTTGCCCCCATCGAGGAAGACGACGACTGGATCGGGTAG
- a CDS encoding ATP-binding protein, protein MPTNNANSAGNMDDSNGTSASPHATRQGQPGLFGRGASGGRWGSGENLPSPWLIIGATAVLALMVAVLTALNHDGEQEAMRRILSEKGASLIRAFEAGARTGLRGRTGGELRLQILLEEMADQPDIQFIAVTDRQGVVLAHSDPQWIGRPLADPATMEALAVPPPPAPLGRDGRDGSPQNRDEVGWRLMEAGGQRAFLVYRTFIPLRPTARHMGMGGMGGHMMGHPPRDPEHGNMMMGSMPGWLRREMEADMQAERDAPPPVIIVALDTAPFDAARAADHRHTLIMLSILALLGGAGVLSLLWARHARASRRLVRQAQSFALHVVTSLPDGLVVLDGAGRVATCNAAARDLLRLGDAVPAGAAPEAVLPAPLAQLAAQLHGGKHGETRGGEDAGADSASNGGPNVTPDAPSAFGAEVTLDCPVAGGPPVPMSVRGVRIAAGDREEAGVILILRDLREVRRLQDEVRRREKLAAIGSLAAGVAHELRNPLSSIKGYATYFGSRFAEGSEDREAARVMVQEVERLNRVISDLIGLARPSDIAPHPVDAGFLVRHVLRLVRQDAAHRGVTVRVEPQDDAQDGVPGPLPRVMLDPDRFSQALLNVFLNALEAMPHGGELAVRLSAAPGNRIAVSVRDTGTGIAPEHLATIFDPYFTTKSQGTGLGLAIVHKIVEAHGGEVSLRSTPGRGTEVTFLLPAEPMTGQEGTQGGGRPGAEDADPAADPADDPAAASAAVQDASPAASAAFTASADSARSGSTAKDDTP, encoded by the coding sequence ATGCCTACGAATAACGCGAACAGCGCGGGCAATATGGACGACAGCAACGGCACGAGCGCGTCCCCGCATGCGACACGTCAGGGACAGCCGGGCCTGTTCGGGCGCGGCGCAAGTGGCGGGCGCTGGGGCAGTGGCGAAAACCTGCCCTCGCCATGGCTGATCATAGGGGCCACGGCTGTCCTGGCCCTGATGGTGGCCGTGCTTACCGCGCTGAACCACGACGGCGAGCAGGAGGCCATGCGGCGCATCCTGTCGGAAAAGGGGGCTTCGCTCATCCGGGCCTTCGAGGCGGGGGCGCGCACCGGTTTGCGTGGCCGCACCGGGGGCGAACTGCGCTTGCAGATATTGCTGGAGGAAATGGCCGACCAGCCGGACATCCAGTTCATTGCCGTCACCGACAGGCAGGGCGTGGTGCTGGCTCACAGCGACCCGCAGTGGATTGGCCGCCCCCTGGCCGATCCGGCCACCATGGAAGCCCTGGCCGTGCCCCCGCCGCCCGCTCCTTTGGGGCGTGACGGGCGCGACGGAAGTCCGCAAAACCGCGACGAGGTGGGCTGGCGGCTGATGGAGGCGGGCGGTCAGCGGGCCTTTCTGGTGTACCGCACCTTCATTCCCCTGCGCCCCACGGCGCGCCATATGGGCATGGGCGGGATGGGCGGCCACATGATGGGCCACCCCCCGCGCGATCCGGAGCACGGCAACATGATGATGGGCTCCATGCCCGGCTGGCTGCGCCGCGAGATGGAGGCGGACATGCAGGCCGAGCGCGACGCCCCGCCCCCGGTGATCATCGTGGCGCTGGACACCGCACCCTTCGACGCCGCCCGCGCGGCGGACCACCGTCATACATTGATCATGCTGTCCATCCTGGCCCTGCTGGGCGGGGCCGGGGTGCTTTCGCTGCTGTGGGCGCGCCATGCGCGCGCCTCGCGGCGGCTGGTGCGGCAGGCCCAGTCCTTTGCCCTGCACGTGGTCACCAGCCTGCCCGACGGGTTGGTGGTGCTGGACGGCGCGGGCCGCGTGGCCACCTGCAACGCGGCGGCGCGCGATCTGCTGCGCCTGGGGGATGCGGTGCCCGCCGGGGCCGCGCCGGAAGCGGTGTTGCCCGCCCCGCTGGCGCAACTGGCCGCCCAACTGCATGGGGGGAAGCACGGCGAAACGCGCGGCGGTGAAGACGCCGGGGCCGATTCGGCTTCCAATGGCGGGCCCAATGTGACGCCAGATGCCCCCTCCGCTTTCGGGGCGGAAGTGACCCTGGACTGCCCCGTGGCGGGCGGCCCGCCCGTGCCCATGAGCGTGCGCGGGGTGCGCATAGCCGCCGGGGACAGGGAAGAGGCCGGTGTCATCCTGATCCTGCGCGACCTGCGCGAGGTGCGCCGCTTGCAAGACGAGGTGCGCCGCCGCGAAAAGCTCGCCGCCATCGGCAGCCTGGCCGCCGGGGTGGCCCACGAACTGCGCAACCCGCTCAGTTCCATCAAGGGCTATGCCACCTATTTCGGCAGCCGCTTTGCCGAGGGCAGCGAAGACCGCGAAGCCGCACGGGTGATGGTGCAGGAGGTGGAACGGCTGAACCGGGTCATCTCCGACCTCATCGGGCTGGCCCGGCCCTCGGACATCGCCCCCCACCCGGTGGACGCGGGATTCCTGGTGCGCCACGTGCTGCGGCTGGTGCGGCAGGACGCCGCCCACCGGGGCGTGACCGTGCGGGTCGAGCCGCAGGACGACGCGCAGGACGGTGTGCCCGGCCCCCTGCCCCGGGTCATGCTGGACCCGGACCGCTTCTCGCAGGCACTGCTCAACGTGTTCCTGAACGCGCTGGAGGCCATGCCCCACGGCGGGGAACTGGCCGTGCGCCTGTCCGCCGCGCCGGGCAACCGCATTGCGGTTTCGGTACGCGATACGGGCACCGGCATTGCGCCGGAGCATCTGGCCACCATCTTCGACCCGTACTTCACCACCAAGAGCCAGGGCACGGGCCTGGGCCTTGCCATCGTGCACAAGATCGTTGAGGCCCACGGCGGCGAGGTGTCGCTGCGCTCCACCCCTGGCCGGGGCACGGAGGTCACCTTCCTGCTGCCCGCGGAGCCGATGACGGGGCAGGAGGGAACGCAAGGTGGGGGGCGCCCCGGCGCGGAGGATGCCGATCCTGCTGCCGATCCTGCTGACGATCCGGCAGCCGCTTCCGCCGCCGTGCAGGATGCATCCCCTGCCGCTTCCGCAGCATTCACCGCTTCCGCCGATTCCGCACGATCCGGCAGTACCGCAAAGGATGACACGCCATGA
- a CDS encoding DUF1778 domain-containing protein, producing MASTDIINLRVPPEQKAIIDLAAALAGKNRTAFILEHAVRSAEELLLEKSHFQLSTAQWNAFQAALDAPVRDNPALKRLLATPAPWDDGE from the coding sequence ATGGCAAGCACCGACATCATCAACCTGCGCGTTCCCCCGGAGCAGAAGGCCATCATCGATCTGGCCGCTGCGCTGGCGGGCAAGAACCGCACGGCCTTCATCCTTGAGCATGCCGTTCGTTCCGCCGAGGAACTGCTGCTGGAAAAGTCCCACTTTCAGCTTTCCACGGCGCAATGGAACGCCTTTCAGGCCGCGCTGGACGCGCCTGTCCGCGACAACCCGGCCCTGAAGCGCCTGCTTGCCACGCCCGCTCCGTGGGATGACGGCGAATGA
- a CDS encoding GNAT family N-acetyltransferase translates to MSGRIAAPEPLAPQHDLILFCSGEPALDDWLRTRAVRNEGKATRTYVTCLHEKGGQEEPGARVVGFYSLAVGSVAHGIAPGSIRRNMPDPVPVMILARLAVDQSMQGRGIGRALVRDALLRTGQAAGIAGIRGILVHALHERAAAFYAGCGFQPSPVSPLTLLLRMEEIQQYLHPQRTE, encoded by the coding sequence ATGAGCGGGCGCATTGCGGCCCCGGAACCGCTTGCTCCGCAACATGACCTGATCCTGTTTTGCAGCGGCGAACCCGCACTGGACGACTGGCTGCGCACGCGCGCCGTCAGAAACGAGGGCAAGGCCACCCGCACCTACGTAACCTGCCTGCATGAAAAAGGCGGGCAGGAGGAGCCGGGGGCGCGGGTGGTCGGCTTCTATTCGCTGGCGGTAGGCAGCGTGGCCCACGGAATCGCCCCCGGCAGCATCCGGCGCAACATGCCCGACCCGGTGCCGGTGATGATTCTGGCCCGCCTTGCCGTAGACCAAAGCATGCAGGGGCGGGGCATTGGCAGGGCACTTGTGCGCGACGCCCTGCTGCGCACCGGCCAGGCGGCAGGCATAGCGGGCATCCGGGGCATTCTGGTGCATGCGCTGCACGAGCGCGCGGCGGCCTTTTATGCCGGCTGCGGATTCCAGCCCTCTCCCGTAAGCCCGCTGACGCTGCTGCTGCGGATGGAAGAGATACAGCAATACCTGCACCCGCAGCGCACAGAATAG
- a CDS encoding dihydroorotate dehydrogenase, producing MIDMHVTLPGGLHPLTLNNPVMTASGTFGYGVEFAPYGDLTRLGGIVVKGLSLAPRRGNPMPRVAETPCGMLNAVGLQNDGAEYFVRTTLPKLPWREVPIVANLYACDPGEFGELAAVLAAEEGVAALEVNISCPNVKEGGVIFGQDPRQAAKVTEAVKMRAGSKPVIVKLSPNVTDIAHMARAVEDAGADVLSCINTLTGMGVDINTRKPLLANVVGGLSGPAIKPVALRCVWQVAKAVSIPVIGIGGITSAEDVLEFLLVGAHAVQVGTANFIRPDFVFRLVDDLAALCERMGIEQWDDFRGTLKV from the coding sequence ATGATCGACATGCACGTTACCCTTCCCGGCGGGCTGCACCCGCTGACCCTGAACAACCCGGTCATGACCGCCTCGGGCACCTTCGGGTACGGGGTGGAGTTCGCCCCCTACGGCGACCTGACCAGGCTTGGCGGCATCGTGGTCAAGGGGCTGTCCCTGGCCCCGCGCCGGGGCAACCCCATGCCCCGCGTGGCCGAAACGCCCTGCGGCATGCTGAACGCCGTGGGCCTGCAGAATGACGGCGCCGAGTACTTCGTGCGCACCACCCTGCCGAAGCTCCCGTGGCGAGAGGTGCCCATTGTGGCCAACCTGTACGCCTGCGACCCCGGCGAATTCGGCGAACTGGCCGCCGTGCTGGCCGCCGAAGAAGGCGTGGCCGCGCTGGAAGTGAACATCTCGTGCCCCAACGTGAAGGAAGGCGGGGTGATCTTTGGCCAGGACCCGCGCCAGGCCGCCAAGGTGACCGAAGCGGTGAAGATGCGCGCGGGCAGCAAGCCGGTCATCGTCAAGCTGTCGCCCAACGTCACCGACATCGCCCACATGGCCCGCGCCGTGGAAGACGCCGGGGCCGACGTGCTGTCCTGCATCAACACCCTGACGGGCATGGGCGTGGACATCAACACCCGCAAGCCCCTGCTGGCCAACGTGGTGGGCGGCCTGTCCGGCCCGGCCATCAAGCCCGTGGCCCTGCGCTGCGTGTGGCAGGTGGCGAAAGCCGTGTCCATTCCGGTCATCGGCATCGGCGGCATCACCAGCGCAGAGGACGTGCTGGAGTTCCTGCTGGTGGGCGCGCACGCCGTGCAGGTGGGCACCGCCAACTTCATCCGCCCCGACTTCGTGTTCCGGCTGGTGGACGACCTGGCCGCCCTGTGCGAGCGCATGGGCATCGAGCAGTGGGATGATTTTCGGGGCACGCTGAAGGTGTAG